A single window of Onychomys torridus chromosome 8, mOncTor1.1, whole genome shotgun sequence DNA harbors:
- the Slc25a35 gene encoding solute carrier family 25 member 35 isoform X1, with protein MDFLLSGLAACGACVFTNPLEVVKTRMQLQGELKAPGTYQRHYRNVFHAFFTIGKVDGLAALQKGLAPALLYQFLMNGIRLGTYGLAEAGGYLHTNEGVLSPVRSAAAGALAGVMGAYLGSPIYMVKTHLQAQAASEIAVGHQYKHQGMFQALTKIGQKHGLVGLWRGAVGGLPRVVIGSSTQLCTFSSTKDLLSQWEIFPPQSWKVALAAAMVSGIAVVMAMTPFDVASTRLYNQPTDTHGKGLMYRGIFDALLQTAQKEGLFGMYKGIGASYFRLGPHTILSLFFWDQLRVFYNTYTK; from the exons ATGGACTTCTTGTTGAGTGGTCTGGCAGCCTGCGGGGCCTGTGTGTTCACCAATCCCCTGGAGGTTGTAAAGACCAGAATGCAATTACAAGGAGAACTGAAGGCCCCAGGAACCTACCAGCGCCACTACCGAAATGTCTTCCATGCCTTCTTCACCATTGGCAAGGTGGATGGCCTGGCTGCCTTGCAGAAGGGCCTGGCCCCTGCGCTCTTGTACCAGTTCCTGATGAATGGCATCCGACTGGGCACCTACGGGCTGGCGGAGGCTGGGGGATACCTGCACACTAATGAAGGTGTCCTCAGTCCTGTCCGCAGTGCTGCAGCTGGGGCCCTAGCTGGGGTCATGGGAGCCTATCTGGGAAGCCCGATCTACATG GTGAAGACACACCTCCAGGCACAGGCAGCCTCTGAAATCGCTGTAGGGCACCAGTATAAGCATCAG GGCATGTTTCAGGCACTAACCAAGATTGGCCAGAAACATGGTCTGGTGGGGTTGTGGCGTGGGGCCGTGGGAGGCCTGCCCAGAGTTGTCATCGGATCTTCTACCCAGCTGTGCACCTTCTCATCCACCAAGGATCTCTTGAGCCAGTGGGAG aTCTttcctccccagagctggaaggTGGCTCTGGCGGCTGCCATGGTGAGTGGCATCGCAGTAGTCATGGCCATGACACCCTTTGATGTGGCCAGCACGAGGCTCTATAACCAACCCACGGATACTCATGGCAAG GGCCTCATGTACCGGGGGATCTTCGATGCTCTGCTGCAGACAGCTCAGAAAGAGGGACTTTTTGGCATGTACAAGGGTATAGGTGCTTCCTATTTCCGCCTTGGCCCCCACACtatcctctccctcttcttctgggACCAGCTGCGTGTCTTCTACAACACATACACTAAATGA
- the Slc25a35 gene encoding solute carrier family 25 member 35 isoform X2 — protein MDFLLSGLAACGACVFTNPLEVVKTRMQLQGELKAPGTYQRHYRNVFHAFFTIGKVDGLAALQKGLAPALLYQFLMNGIRLGTYGLAEAGGYLHTNEGVLSPVRSAAAGALAGVMGAYLGSPIYMVKTHLQAQAASEIAVGHQYKHQIFPPQSWKVALAAAMVSGIAVVMAMTPFDVASTRLYNQPTDTHGKGLMYRGIFDALLQTAQKEGLFGMYKGIGASYFRLGPHTILSLFFWDQLRVFYNTYTK, from the exons ATGGACTTCTTGTTGAGTGGTCTGGCAGCCTGCGGGGCCTGTGTGTTCACCAATCCCCTGGAGGTTGTAAAGACCAGAATGCAATTACAAGGAGAACTGAAGGCCCCAGGAACCTACCAGCGCCACTACCGAAATGTCTTCCATGCCTTCTTCACCATTGGCAAGGTGGATGGCCTGGCTGCCTTGCAGAAGGGCCTGGCCCCTGCGCTCTTGTACCAGTTCCTGATGAATGGCATCCGACTGGGCACCTACGGGCTGGCGGAGGCTGGGGGATACCTGCACACTAATGAAGGTGTCCTCAGTCCTGTCCGCAGTGCTGCAGCTGGGGCCCTAGCTGGGGTCATGGGAGCCTATCTGGGAAGCCCGATCTACATG GTGAAGACACACCTCCAGGCACAGGCAGCCTCTGAAATCGCTGTAGGGCACCAGTATAAGCATCAG aTCTttcctccccagagctggaaggTGGCTCTGGCGGCTGCCATGGTGAGTGGCATCGCAGTAGTCATGGCCATGACACCCTTTGATGTGGCCAGCACGAGGCTCTATAACCAACCCACGGATACTCATGGCAAG GGCCTCATGTACCGGGGGATCTTCGATGCTCTGCTGCAGACAGCTCAGAAAGAGGGACTTTTTGGCATGTACAAGGGTATAGGTGCTTCCTATTTCCGCCTTGGCCCCCACACtatcctctccctcttcttctgggACCAGCTGCGTGTCTTCTACAACACATACACTAAATGA
- the Rangrf gene encoding ran guanine nucleotide release factor — translation MEPTRNCPLFGGAFSAILPPGAIDVSDLRPVPDNQEVFCHPVTDQSLIVELLELQAHVRGEAAARYHFEDVGGVQGARAVHVLSVKPLCLENLSLRGCCQDAWFLSGKQQVAKENQQVAKDVTLYQALLRLPQYQTDLLLTFNQPPSNSRSLGPENLSCPPWSLGNFEQLVTSLTLHDPNIFGPQ, via the exons ATGGAGCCCACCAGAAACTGTCCACTGTTCGGAGGCGCCTTCTCCGCCATCCTCCCCCCTGGGGCCATTGATGTGAG CGACCTCCGACCGGTCCCGGACAACCAAGAAGTTTTCTGCCATCCCGTGACCGACCAGAGTCTGATCGTGGAACTTCTGGAGCTGCAGGCCCACGTGCGGGGCGAAGCGGCTGCGCG GTACCATTTTGAGGACGTTGGCGGGGTGCAGGGGGCCAGGGCTGTGCACGTGTTATCCGTGAAGCCTCTCTGTTTGGAGAACTTATCCCTGAGGGGCTGTTGTCAAGATGCCTGGTTCCTTTCTGGCAAGCAGCAGGTAGCTAAAGAAAACCAGCAG GTAGCAAAGGATGTCACGCTATATCAGGCCTTGCTTCGGCTGCCCCAGTACCAGACTGATCTGTTGCTCACCTTCAATCAGCCCCC ctctAACAGCAGGTCTCTTGGCCCTGAAAATCTGTCATGTCCACCTTGGAGCCTGGGTAACTTTGAACAACTGGTGACTAGTTTGACTCTTCATGATCCCAACATCTTTGGTCCCCAGTGA